From one Agathobaculum sp. NTUH-O15-33 genomic stretch:
- the rpmE gene encoding 50S ribosomal protein L31, which yields MKQGIHPEYKQTTIRCACGNVIETGSTKENIVVDVCSKCHPFFTGKQKLVDTGGRVDRFKKRFNLDK from the coding sequence ATGAAACAGGGCATCCATCCCGAGTACAAGCAGACGACCATCCGCTGTGCCTGCGGCAATGTCATTGAGACCGGCTCCACCAAGGAGAACATCGTCGTTGACGTTTGCTCCAAGTGCCACCCCTTCTTCACGGGTAAGCAGAAGCTGGTAGACACCGGCGGACGTGTTGATCGCTTCAAGAAGCGTTTCAATCTGGATAAGTAA
- a CDS encoding S-ribosylhomocysteine lyase gives MKRIASFEVNHDKLTPGMYISRVDGDITTYDIRMVYPNAGTYLSPAASHTFEHLFATYARNSRFAENIIYCGPMGCQTGFYFLVRDLKTADAIALVRETMDFVAAYEGEIPGASRVECGNYLLHDLAGAKKLAASMIPVLQDWSEEKLVYQK, from the coding sequence ATGAAACGCATTGCAAGCTTTGAAGTAAACCATGATAAGCTCACGCCGGGCATGTATATTTCCCGTGTGGACGGCGATATCACGACCTATGACATCCGCATGGTCTATCCGAACGCGGGCACGTATCTTTCGCCCGCCGCCAGCCATACGTTTGAGCATTTGTTCGCAACCTATGCGCGCAATTCGCGGTTTGCGGAAAACATTATTTACTGCGGGCCCATGGGCTGCCAGACCGGCTTTTATTTTCTGGTGCGCGATCTTAAGACGGCCGACGCGATCGCGCTGGTACGCGAAACGATGGACTTTGTCGCGGCGTACGAGGGCGAGATCCCGGGCGCGAGCCGCGTGGAATGCGGCAATTACCTGCTGCACGATCTGGCCGGAGCGAAAAAGCTGGCCGCGTCCATGATACCGGTATTGCAGGATTGGAGCGAGGAAAAACTCGTTTATCAAAAATAA
- a CDS encoding MerR family transcriptional regulator: MMTVKQVSLLTGVSIRSLQFYDEIGLLKPTQTTAAGYRLYDDAALEKLQQILFFKELDFTLKEIKTIMSDPAFDKAAAFAKQRELLELKRDRLSAMLGLLDKLIKGEDCMDFKTFDMREYYRILDDFKRTHTEAITTRLGSMERFDEMVRELQGNENEIAEMAEKQFGSLSGYTNAMEKNLAAFLENGPSVSPADVEGLSRKTDELTQRLTALQDRDENAAEVRSAVGELIEFVNACNGDMEMGENYWPFMAELYLSNPAFIQATDQKYGAGASRFIGRAIRAYLGG; the protein is encoded by the coding sequence ATGATGACGGTCAAACAAGTCTCTTTGCTGACAGGCGTCAGCATCCGCTCGCTGCAGTTTTACGACGAAATCGGCTTATTAAAGCCAACGCAAACCACCGCCGCGGGATACCGCCTGTATGACGACGCTGCGCTCGAAAAGCTGCAGCAAATCCTATTTTTCAAAGAACTTGATTTCACGCTCAAGGAAATCAAAACGATCATGTCAGACCCCGCGTTCGACAAAGCGGCCGCCTTTGCAAAGCAGCGCGAGCTGCTCGAACTCAAACGCGACCGGCTCTCCGCCATGCTGGGGCTGCTTGACAAACTGATCAAAGGAGAAGATTGTATGGATTTCAAAACGTTTGATATGCGAGAATACTACCGTATCCTAGACGATTTCAAACGCACCCACACCGAGGCCATCACCACGCGGCTCGGCAGTATGGAGCGTTTTGACGAAATGGTGCGGGAGCTGCAGGGCAATGAAAACGAGATCGCCGAAATGGCAGAAAAGCAATTCGGCAGTCTGAGCGGCTACACCAACGCCATGGAAAAAAACCTTGCCGCGTTTTTGGAGAACGGCCCTTCCGTGTCCCCGGCGGACGTGGAAGGCCTCAGCCGCAAAACGGATGAACTGACCCAAAGGCTGACCGCGCTTCAGGACCGCGACGAAAACGCCGCGGAAGTGCGGTCGGCGGTCGGTGAGCTGATTGAATTCGTAAACGCCTGCAACGGCGATATGGAAATGGGCGAAAACTATTGGCCCTTTATGGCGGAGCTCTATCTCTCAAACCCCGCCTTTATCCAAGCGACGGATCAGAAATACGGCGCCGGCGCGTCCCGTTTTATCGGGCGCGCCATCCGGGCGTATCTCGGCGGGTAG